In Paeniglutamicibacter kerguelensis, one genomic interval encodes:
- a CDS encoding SDR family oxidoreductase has translation MAKLSDLTVLIAGATSPAGVAAAHALCDAGATVLAAGSNADRLAERLPFVHGRYEVDLANHAAVTELHQLIDTERGRIDGLLHLVGGWRGGQGLAGQSDDDADFLHTQIITTLRNTTRVFHEDLLASPRGRAAIVSATAVDSPSGSNANYTTAKAGAEAWMRSVAAAMGSAQSGNKAAPEPQRAAAVRWVIKAFSDEASRTAHPERNVAGFTDVEALGAAAVSLFTTDAATLNGARILLPAL, from the coding sequence ATGGCAAAGTTATCCGATCTGACAGTACTCATCGCCGGGGCCACCTCCCCGGCCGGGGTGGCGGCGGCGCACGCCCTGTGCGATGCCGGGGCGACTGTCCTGGCGGCCGGGTCCAACGCTGACCGGCTCGCAGAACGCCTGCCCTTCGTGCACGGGCGCTACGAGGTGGACCTGGCCAACCACGCGGCCGTCACCGAGCTGCACCAGCTCATCGACACCGAACGCGGCCGCATCGACGGGCTGCTGCACCTGGTCGGCGGCTGGCGCGGCGGCCAGGGGCTGGCCGGGCAGTCGGATGACGACGCCGATTTCCTGCACACCCAGATAATCACGACGCTGCGCAACACCACCCGGGTGTTCCACGAGGACCTGCTGGCCTCACCGCGCGGCCGCGCGGCGATCGTCAGCGCAACGGCCGTCGATTCGCCCAGCGGCTCCAACGCCAACTACACCACCGCCAAGGCCGGCGCCGAGGCCTGGATGCGCTCGGTCGCCGCGGCCATGGGCAGCGCGCAATCGGGTAACAAAGCCGCCCCGGAACCGCAGCGCGCCGCGGCGGTCCGCTGGGTGATCAAGGCCTTCAGCGACGAGGCCTCCCGGACGGCGCATCCCGAACGCAACGTTGCGGGCTTCACCGACGTCGAAGCGCTCGGTGCCGCCGCGGTTTCACTCTTCACCACCGACGCCGCCACGCTCAACGGGGCACGCATCCTGCTGCCCGCACTCTGA
- a CDS encoding Rieske (2Fe-2S) protein — protein sequence MSSISPQTRRAFVGSTMAAGAAVALAACGDGSSAAPNNVPSAPPEPSGEGTVVATLSELGVGTRLSVTAQRTAVDGKTKDAGFLLFRPNEKTVLAYTAICTHQGCAVTTKAPQGEDFYCPCHGSYFQPSDGKAIAGPARGALERIAASIKGQDVLIYV from the coding sequence ATGAGTTCCATTTCTCCACAGACCCGTCGTGCCTTTGTTGGATCCACCATGGCGGCCGGCGCTGCCGTTGCCTTGGCAGCGTGCGGCGACGGCTCATCCGCCGCGCCGAACAACGTCCCCTCAGCCCCGCCCGAACCCAGCGGCGAGGGCACGGTCGTGGCAACGCTTTCGGAGTTGGGGGTCGGGACCAGGCTCTCCGTCACCGCGCAGCGCACCGCGGTCGACGGAAAGACCAAGGATGCGGGTTTCCTGCTCTTCCGCCCCAATGAAAAGACGGTGCTGGCCTACACCGCCATTTGCACGCACCAGGGTTGCGCGGTCACCACCAAGGCGCCCCAGGGCGAGGACTTCTACTGCCCCTGCCACGGATCCTACTTCCAGCCCTCCGACGGCAAGGCCATCGCCGGTCCGGCACGCGGCGCCCTGGAACGCATTGCAGCATCAATCAAGGGCCAGGACGTGCTGATTTACGTGTAG
- a CDS encoding acetyl-CoA C-acyltransferase — MSPQSVNTRQATRQVRDVVFVDGVRTPFGKAGDKGIYHGTRADDLVVKCIRDLMRRNPSLPAERIDEVAIAATTQTGDQGLTIGRTAAMLAGLPQSVPGFAIDRMCAGAMTAVTTTAGSIAFGAYDVVIAGGVEHMGNHPMGAGADPNPRFLSERIVDPAALNMGNTAENLHDRFPAITKERADRYAVASQEKLAAAYRAGQIQPDMVPVAARRPEEGWKLHTADEPPRPGTTIDSLAELRTPFRAHGRVTAGNAAGLNDGATAAILASADAAEELGLPVKMRLVSYAFAGVEPQVMGIGPVPSTEKALAQAGLGIGDIGLFEINEAFAVQVLSFLDHFGIDQEDDRVNRYGGAIAVGHPLASSGVRLMTQLARQFEEDPSVRYGLTTMCIGLGMGGTVVWENPHHADFGKDA, encoded by the coding sequence GTGAGCCCCCAGTCAGTGAACACGCGCCAGGCCACGCGCCAGGTCCGCGACGTCGTCTTCGTCGACGGCGTCCGCACCCCCTTCGGCAAGGCCGGGGACAAGGGCATCTACCACGGCACCCGCGCCGACGACCTGGTCGTCAAGTGCATCCGCGACCTGATGCGCCGCAACCCCTCGCTGCCGGCCGAACGCATCGACGAGGTGGCCATCGCGGCCACCACCCAGACCGGCGACCAGGGCCTGACCATTGGCCGCACCGCGGCGATGTTGGCGGGCCTGCCCCAGTCGGTCCCCGGATTCGCCATCGACCGCATGTGCGCCGGTGCCATGACTGCGGTGACCACCACGGCCGGATCGATCGCCTTCGGCGCCTACGACGTGGTCATCGCCGGCGGCGTGGAGCACATGGGCAACCACCCGATGGGTGCCGGCGCGGATCCCAACCCACGCTTCCTCTCCGAGCGCATCGTGGACCCCGCGGCCCTGAACATGGGCAACACCGCGGAGAACCTGCACGACCGCTTCCCGGCCATCACCAAGGAACGGGCGGACCGCTACGCTGTCGCGTCGCAGGAAAAACTCGCCGCGGCCTACCGCGCCGGGCAGATCCAGCCGGACATGGTCCCCGTCGCGGCCCGCCGCCCCGAGGAGGGCTGGAAGCTGCACACCGCCGACGAGCCGCCGCGCCCCGGCACCACCATCGACTCGCTGGCCGAGCTGCGCACCCCCTTCCGCGCCCACGGGCGCGTCACCGCCGGCAACGCCGCAGGGCTGAACGACGGTGCCACCGCGGCGATCCTGGCCAGCGCCGACGCCGCCGAGGAACTCGGCCTGCCCGTGAAGATGCGCCTGGTCTCCTACGCCTTCGCCGGGGTCGAGCCGCAGGTCATGGGCATCGGCCCGGTTCCGTCCACCGAGAAGGCGCTGGCCCAGGCGGGCCTGGGCATCGGGGACATCGGGCTGTTCGAAATCAACGAGGCCTTCGCCGTCCAGGTGCTTTCCTTCCTGGACCACTTCGGCATCGACCAGGAGGATGACCGCGTGAACCGCTACGGCGGGGCCATCGCCGTGGGCCACCCGCTGGCATCCTCCGGCGTGCGGCTGATGACACAGCTGGCCCGCCAGTTCGAGGAAGACCCCTCGGTCCGATACGGACTGACCACCATGTGCATCGGGTTGGGCATGGGCGGCACCGTCGTCTGGGAAAACCCGCACCACGCCGACTTTGGAAAGGACGCCTAG
- a CDS encoding DUF5956 family protein, whose translation MWSDVPVHEPEPGWELLPENGWFAMIGWVAGLANLRRFPGSDVGRTVRVTCIEHGSERTYLEPFGAEDRADVDESVNGYLADAGIPPRPSGFDWYLRVPEGWPGESAVPDALSSRILQRQRASETRPDQVLEIMESIVGGFYVRGRTRRGSQCPHVAGYGTTRKSARPGP comes from the coding sequence ATGTGGAGTGACGTCCCGGTCCATGAGCCGGAGCCTGGTTGGGAGCTGTTGCCGGAGAACGGCTGGTTTGCCATGATCGGCTGGGTCGCGGGGCTAGCAAACCTGCGCAGATTCCCCGGCAGCGATGTCGGAAGAACGGTTCGGGTCACATGCATCGAGCACGGCTCGGAAAGAACCTATCTGGAGCCGTTCGGCGCCGAAGACCGCGCTGACGTTGACGAGTCGGTCAATGGCTACCTCGCCGATGCGGGGATTCCTCCCCGGCCATCCGGTTTCGATTGGTACCTGAGGGTCCCCGAGGGCTGGCCGGGGGAATCTGCCGTGCCCGATGCGCTGAGCTCTCGCATCCTCCAACGGCAACGGGCAAGCGAAACCCGCCCCGACCAAGTCCTGGAAATCATGGAGTCGATCGTGGGCGGGTTCTATGTGCGGGGGAGAACCCGTAGGGGCAGCCAATGCCCCCATGTGGCCGGATATGGAACTACACGTAAATCAGCACGTCCTGGCCCTTGA
- a CDS encoding DUF3000 domain-containing protein, whose translation MSSHGPISVVPPAFLEALAAVRRTSCRSELRLEEIPAPARLAPYALALAADVHERVPRSALGAGKTGSDPQSVHGEELATGRFILLHDPAGSALWDGSFRIVTYIRARIESEMGNDAMLGSVAWTWLVDALTESGAKYRQAGGTATRVLSESYGTLAERNDTIDIELRASWTPGDENISAHLEAWAEMVCTFAGLPPLPSGVTALPHRRFS comes from the coding sequence GTGAGTTCACATGGACCGATATCAGTAGTGCCGCCCGCGTTCCTCGAGGCACTGGCCGCGGTGCGCCGCACCAGCTGCCGCAGCGAATTGCGCCTGGAAGAGATTCCGGCCCCGGCACGGCTTGCCCCCTACGCGCTGGCGTTGGCCGCCGACGTGCACGAGCGCGTGCCGCGCAGCGCCCTTGGCGCGGGCAAGACGGGATCCGATCCGCAGTCGGTCCACGGGGAGGAACTCGCCACCGGCCGCTTCATCCTGCTGCACGACCCGGCCGGCTCCGCCCTCTGGGACGGCAGCTTCCGCATCGTGACCTACATCAGGGCGCGCATAGAGTCGGAAATGGGCAACGACGCAATGCTCGGTTCGGTGGCCTGGACCTGGCTGGTCGACGCCCTGACCGAATCCGGGGCGAAGTACCGCCAGGCCGGAGGCACCGCGACCCGCGTGCTCTCGGAGAGCTACGGAACCCTGGCCGAGCGCAACGACACCATCGACATCGAGTTGCGCGCGTCCTGGACCCCCGGGGACGAGAACATCTCGGCGCACCTGGAGGCGTGGGCGGAGATGGTCTGCACCTTCGCCGGGCTGCCTCCGTTGCCCAGCGGCGTCACGGCGCTGCCGCACCGCCGCTTTTCCTAG
- a CDS encoding Rieske (2Fe-2S) protein translates to MKQNLTLLPTRRVVLGTSLAAGAAVTLVACGSGKSADPIPSPTGTAYEATELSQLPVQGTTSVTVEGHNYLLYRPDETTVLAYTSVCTHQGCKVGTGDSTNFICPCHGSEFAKADGSVAQGPAEKALTRYATSIEGDKVKIYL, encoded by the coding sequence ATGAAACAGAACCTCACTTTGTTGCCCACCCGCAGGGTTGTTCTTGGTACTTCCTTGGCGGCCGGCGCCGCCGTCACCTTGGTGGCGTGCGGGTCCGGCAAATCTGCCGACCCGATCCCTTCCCCCACCGGCACCGCGTATGAAGCCACCGAACTGTCCCAGCTCCCGGTCCAGGGAACAACCTCCGTGACGGTCGAAGGGCACAACTACCTGCTCTACCGTCCCGATGAAACGACAGTCCTGGCGTACACCTCGGTCTGCACCCACCAGGGATGCAAGGTGGGAACCGGTGACAGCACGAATTTCATTTGCCCGTGCCACGGATCCGAGTTCGCCAAAGCGGATGGCTCGGTCGCCCAAGGTCCCGCTGAGAAGGCGCTGACCCGCTACGCCACGAGCATCGAAGGCGACAAGGTCAAGATCTACCTGTAG
- a CDS encoding YncE family protein has translation MNKRISTTMAVLSLTALALAGCNAATDTAAGAISQTAGAAASSNPAVPEDDKTLFDADITNNSLAVSPDEKTAVVSDSREKSVLIYDLAEGVLRKKIGGFGTPRNIVFIDGGSQFVVSDSSLGTLRFYSTVDYTLQDEVVVGPGAFGTAVSPDGKSMYVNNQAHSSVTVVDLDARKPTDVITGFSQPRQGIKVSPDGKHVFVTNFEGDKVTVFDAASRKIISELTGFSKIRGISVTADGKTLYAANSGRNSISMVDLRKGNTTTEIEVGREPYGAALSPDGKLLFASNKADNTIDVIDVTENTVVKTLGGFEEPRQAIVFSHGQDRAYVLNRDLSVARVNVEDLSITDTVRQ, from the coding sequence ATGAACAAGCGAATCAGTACAACCATGGCAGTGCTATCCCTGACAGCGCTGGCGCTCGCCGGCTGCAACGCCGCAACAGATACCGCCGCCGGTGCAATATCCCAGACCGCCGGTGCCGCGGCCAGTTCGAACCCGGCGGTTCCCGAAGACGATAAAACTTTATTTGACGCCGATATCACCAACAACTCCCTTGCCGTGAGCCCGGATGAGAAAACCGCGGTGGTCTCGGACAGCCGCGAAAAGTCAGTCCTGATCTATGACCTGGCCGAAGGTGTGCTGCGCAAGAAGATCGGTGGCTTTGGCACGCCGCGGAACATTGTGTTCATCGACGGCGGCTCGCAATTTGTCGTCTCCGACAGCAGCCTCGGCACCCTCCGCTTTTACAGCACGGTGGACTATACGCTGCAGGATGAAGTCGTGGTTGGACCGGGAGCATTCGGAACCGCGGTAAGTCCCGATGGAAAGAGCATGTATGTGAACAACCAGGCACATAGCTCAGTCACCGTCGTCGATCTTGATGCGCGGAAACCGACCGACGTAATCACCGGATTTTCCCAGCCACGGCAAGGCATCAAGGTATCTCCGGACGGAAAGCATGTTTTTGTGACGAACTTCGAGGGCGATAAGGTCACCGTTTTCGACGCCGCCAGCAGGAAGATTATCAGCGAACTGACCGGGTTCTCCAAGATCCGGGGAATCTCCGTGACCGCTGACGGGAAGACGCTGTATGCCGCAAACAGCGGGCGCAACAGCATCTCAATGGTCGACCTGCGGAAGGGAAATACAACGACCGAAATCGAAGTCGGCCGCGAACCGTATGGTGCCGCCCTATCACCGGACGGCAAACTTCTTTTCGCCAGCAACAAGGCCGACAACACCATTGACGTCATCGACGTCACCGAAAACACGGTCGTGAAGACACTCGGGGGCTTCGAGGAGCCCCGCCAGGCAATTGTCTTCAGCCACGGCCAAGATCGGGCGTATGTGTTGAACCGGGATCTTTCTGTTGCCCGTGTAAACGTCGAAGACCTTTCCATAACTGACACGGTCCGGCAGTAG
- a CDS encoding 3-hydroxyacyl-CoA dehydrogenase NAD-binding domain-containing protein, with translation MSQGTIENFSALAAAIPNEIITHSLLTDVLLPGGKRLALLTLDNGLDHTKPTTLGPNTLIELHGVLTEQKARAAAGEIDALAVTGKPHFLVAGADLSGVKHLSSPEHGAAMAALGHAAYDLLADLGVPTFAFINGVALGGGLEIALACTYRTVSSGANGIGLPEAFIGLIPGWGGVYRLPRLTGPEAAMTVMIENPLNNNRSLNGVAAAKIGIADALFEPADFLEQSLLWAGGVLDGSVEVKRPHAVEPNTDPAVAARWAAAAAKARAFVEAKTSNAAPAPAKVIEVFEAGAGISQAESAQLEISALTGLMQTNAFHNTVYSFLDLTQKRSKRPAGAPDAKLARPVTKVGVVGAGLMAGQLALLFAKGLKVPVVITDIDQARVDKGLAYIHGEVDKQLAKGRISPDAANRTKALVTGSVAKETFADADFVIEAVFEELAVKKQVFAEVEAVISPECILATNTSSLSVTEMGRDLKHPERLVGFHFFNPVALMPLLEIVRTEHTNDVALATAFTLGKALRKTSVLVKDEAAFVVNRILLRLMGEVSNAFDDGTDATVADTALRTMGLPMTPFTLLAMVGIPVAHHVSGSLHAAFGERFRVSNNLQVLIDNGIKSLWVPTSEGGQEIPESTLKLLAFGSNPSTAEELLLRTQDALAQEIGLMLEEGVVAGPEDIDLCMIMGAGWPMHLGGITPYLDQVGASERVNGKKFHQS, from the coding sequence ATGAGCCAGGGCACCATCGAAAACTTCTCCGCCCTCGCGGCGGCGATCCCGAATGAAATCATCACCCACTCGCTGCTCACCGACGTCCTCCTGCCCGGCGGCAAGCGACTGGCTCTGCTGACCCTGGACAACGGGCTTGACCACACCAAGCCGACCACGTTGGGCCCCAACACGCTGATTGAACTGCACGGCGTGCTCACCGAGCAGAAGGCGCGCGCCGCGGCCGGGGAAATCGACGCGCTGGCCGTGACCGGCAAGCCGCACTTCCTGGTCGCCGGTGCCGACCTGTCCGGCGTCAAGCATCTCTCCTCCCCCGAGCACGGCGCGGCCATGGCAGCCCTGGGCCACGCGGCCTACGACCTGCTGGCGGACCTGGGCGTGCCGACCTTCGCGTTCATCAACGGCGTCGCCCTGGGCGGCGGCCTGGAGATCGCCTTAGCCTGCACCTACCGCACGGTCTCCAGCGGAGCCAACGGCATCGGATTGCCGGAGGCCTTCATCGGCCTGATCCCGGGCTGGGGCGGGGTCTACCGGCTGCCGCGGCTCACCGGCCCGGAAGCCGCCATGACGGTCATGATTGAAAACCCGCTGAACAACAACCGCTCGCTCAACGGCGTTGCGGCCGCCAAGATCGGCATCGCCGACGCGCTCTTCGAGCCCGCCGACTTCCTGGAGCAGTCCCTGCTCTGGGCCGGCGGCGTGCTCGACGGCAGCGTCGAGGTCAAGCGCCCCCACGCGGTGGAGCCCAACACCGATCCCGCCGTCGCGGCCCGCTGGGCGGCGGCCGCTGCCAAGGCCCGCGCATTCGTCGAGGCCAAGACCTCCAACGCCGCCCCGGCACCGGCCAAGGTGATCGAGGTCTTCGAGGCGGGTGCGGGCATCAGCCAGGCCGAGTCCGCCCAGCTGGAAATCTCCGCGCTCACCGGGCTCATGCAGACCAACGCCTTCCACAACACCGTGTACTCCTTCCTGGACCTGACGCAGAAGCGTTCCAAGCGCCCAGCCGGGGCACCGGATGCCAAGCTCGCCCGGCCCGTCACCAAGGTCGGCGTCGTGGGTGCCGGCTTGATGGCCGGGCAGCTGGCGCTGCTCTTCGCCAAGGGCCTGAAGGTGCCAGTTGTCATCACCGACATCGACCAGGCACGCGTGGACAAGGGGCTCGCCTACATCCACGGCGAGGTCGACAAGCAGCTGGCCAAGGGACGCATCTCCCCCGACGCGGCAAACCGCACCAAGGCCCTGGTCACCGGATCGGTCGCCAAGGAGACCTTCGCCGATGCCGACTTCGTGATCGAGGCAGTCTTCGAGGAACTCGCCGTCAAGAAGCAGGTCTTCGCCGAGGTGGAGGCCGTCATCTCCCCCGAGTGCATCCTGGCCACCAACACCTCCTCGCTGTCGGTCACGGAGATGGGCAGGGACCTCAAGCACCCCGAACGCCTGGTCGGATTCCACTTCTTCAACCCGGTGGCGTTGATGCCGCTGCTGGAGATCGTGCGCACCGAACACACCAACGACGTTGCGCTGGCCACGGCCTTCACTCTGGGCAAGGCGCTGCGCAAGACCAGCGTGCTGGTCAAGGATGAGGCCGCATTCGTCGTCAACCGCATCCTGCTGCGCCTGATGGGCGAGGTGTCCAATGCCTTCGACGACGGCACCGACGCCACGGTCGCGGACACCGCGCTGCGCACCATGGGATTGCCGATGACGCCCTTCACCCTGCTGGCCATGGTCGGCATCCCGGTGGCGCACCACGTGTCCGGGTCCCTGCACGCGGCATTCGGCGAGCGCTTCCGCGTCTCGAACAACCTGCAGGTGCTGATCGACAACGGCATCAAATCGTTGTGGGTCCCGACGTCCGAGGGCGGGCAGGAAATCCCCGAATCGACGCTGAAGCTCCTGGCGTTCGGCTCGAACCCGAGCACGGCAGAGGAGTTGCTGCTCCGCACCCAGGACGCCCTGGCTCAGGAGATCGGCCTGATGCTTGAGGAGGGCGTCGTGGCGGGCCCGGAGGACATCGACCTGTGCATGATCATGGGCGCGGGCTGGCCGATGCACCTGGGCGGCATCACTCCGTACCTTGACCAGGTCGGCGCGTCCGAGCGGGTCAACGGGAAGAAGTTCCACCAAAGCTAG
- a CDS encoding cysteine hydrolase family protein, with product MSNESTAVVFIEFQNDFTSPGGVLHDAVKDSIEANSTLDNAAKVLAAARENGATVIHAPISFAPGYNEISSHPYGILKGVVDATAFVKGQWGAEIDERFAPVESDIVIEGKRGLDAFGSTNLDFILRSKGIRKVALAGFLTNCCVESTMRTAYERGFEVVTLTDAVAATSVEEGESAVRFNYPMFSTPATTDEFISTLESSQGLTDTSRGY from the coding sequence ATGTCCAACGAATCCACAGCGGTTGTCTTCATCGAGTTCCAGAACGACTTCACCTCCCCCGGCGGCGTCCTGCATGACGCGGTCAAGGATTCCATCGAAGCGAACTCGACACTGGACAACGCAGCGAAGGTGCTGGCAGCGGCCCGCGAAAACGGGGCCACGGTCATCCACGCGCCGATCAGCTTCGCACCGGGCTACAACGAGATATCCTCCCACCCCTATGGCATCCTCAAGGGAGTCGTCGACGCCACGGCTTTCGTCAAAGGCCAGTGGGGCGCGGAAATCGACGAACGCTTTGCGCCAGTTGAATCCGACATTGTCATCGAGGGAAAGCGCGGCCTCGATGCCTTCGGCAGCACCAACCTCGACTTCATCCTTCGCTCCAAGGGCATCCGGAAAGTCGCGCTTGCCGGTTTCCTCACCAATTGCTGCGTGGAATCCACGATGCGCACCGCCTACGAGCGCGGCTTCGAGGTCGTGACGCTCACCGACGCCGTTGCCGCGACGAGCGTGGAAGAGGGCGAGTCCGCGGTGCGGTTCAACTACCCGATGTTCTCCACCCCGGCCACCACCGATGAGTTCATTTCCACGCTGGAATCGTCGCAAGGCCTGACCGACACCTCGCGGGGTTACTGA
- a CDS encoding threonine aldolase family protein, which yields MTSSLHDSSVRGFASDNYSGVHPEVLAALAEANGGHQVSYGEDQYTQRLGEVVNGHFGPEATIFPVFNGTGANVTALQSLLPRWGAVICATTAHINCDENGAPERVGGMKLLSVPTPDGKLTPELIDREAWGWGDEHRAQPLAVSLTQSTELGTLYTLEELRAITAHAHSLGMRVHMDGARISNAAAALGVGLGEMTTGTGIDILSLGGTKNGIMFGEGIVTLSPGPADSMKYLRKMNMQLASKMRFISAQLLALYDGDLWLDSAAHANAMAAKLSAAVAQVDGVELVYPTQANGVFAALPNAAADALRERFRFYDWDRAAGQVRWMCSFDTTEADVDAFVAALREEMSALQG from the coding sequence GTGACATCATCCCTGCACGATTCCTCGGTGCGCGGCTTCGCCTCCGACAACTACTCCGGCGTCCACCCGGAGGTGCTTGCGGCCCTGGCCGAGGCCAACGGCGGCCACCAGGTCTCCTACGGCGAGGACCAGTACACCCAGCGGCTCGGTGAGGTCGTCAACGGGCACTTCGGCCCGGAGGCCACGATCTTCCCGGTCTTCAACGGCACCGGCGCCAACGTCACCGCCCTGCAGTCGCTGCTGCCGCGTTGGGGTGCGGTCATCTGCGCCACGACCGCCCACATCAACTGCGACGAGAACGGCGCCCCGGAGCGCGTGGGCGGCATGAAGCTGCTTTCGGTGCCTACCCCGGACGGCAAGCTGACCCCCGAGCTGATCGACCGCGAGGCCTGGGGCTGGGGCGACGAACACCGCGCCCAGCCGCTGGCCGTCTCGCTGACCCAGTCCACCGAGCTCGGCACCCTCTACACGCTCGAGGAGCTGCGCGCCATCACCGCCCACGCCCACTCGCTGGGCATGCGCGTGCACATGGACGGCGCCCGGATCTCCAACGCCGCGGCAGCGCTCGGCGTCGGCCTGGGCGAGATGACCACCGGCACCGGGATCGACATCCTCTCCCTGGGCGGCACCAAGAACGGCATCATGTTCGGCGAGGGCATCGTCACGCTGTCCCCCGGCCCCGCCGATTCGATGAAGTACCTGCGCAAGATGAACATGCAGCTTGCCTCCAAGATGCGCTTCATCTCCGCCCAGCTGCTGGCCCTCTACGACGGGGACCTGTGGCTGGACTCGGCCGCACACGCCAACGCCATGGCCGCAAAGCTCAGCGCCGCGGTCGCCCAGGTCGACGGCGTGGAGCTTGTCTACCCGACGCAGGCCAACGGCGTCTTCGCCGCACTGCCCAACGCCGCGGCCGACGCGCTGCGCGAGCGTTTCCGCTTCTACGACTGGGACCGCGCCGCGGGCCAGGTCCGCTGGATGTGCTCCTTTGACACCACCGAGGCCGACGTGGACGCCTTTGTCGCGGCGCTCAGGGAAGAAATGTCAGCGCTCCAGGGCTGA
- a CDS encoding HRDC domain-containing protein encodes MTRTEHAQRPGATDAPSLDTAAPESPEPQAGEVVAEPILLDTPRDGVPEVIVTVPGLKRAARAIAAGSGPVSVDAERASGFRYGQRAFLVQLRREGSGTWLIDPEPFENLDEIQQAIGDETWILHAASQDLPCLAELGMAPARLFDTELAARIAGLPRVGLGPAVESLLGLRLAKEHSAADWSTRPLPEPWLRYAALDVEVLDRLREELIKILEADGKLEFAEQEFEAVRTAPAAPPRTDPWRRTSGLHQIRDRKTLAAVKHLWEAREALARSRDVAPGRLIPDSALVAAAKAMPTSVPALLKTPGFHGRSAAKDAPRWLRALQDARNTQDLPPNQVPSNAPPPPRVWADKDPVAAARLQTAKTRITRTAESWNIPLENLLTPDYLRRLCWKPPAEIDLDTVTEALRELGARQWQIDLVAPVITVALLDPDKLASR; translated from the coding sequence ATGACCCGTACCGAACACGCCCAGCGCCCCGGCGCAACAGATGCCCCCAGCCTCGACACCGCAGCCCCGGAGTCGCCGGAACCACAGGCCGGGGAGGTTGTTGCCGAACCGATTCTGCTGGACACCCCGCGCGACGGCGTTCCCGAGGTCATCGTCACCGTTCCCGGGCTCAAGCGCGCCGCGCGCGCCATCGCCGCAGGCAGCGGACCCGTTTCCGTCGACGCCGAGCGAGCCTCCGGCTTCCGCTACGGCCAGCGCGCCTTCCTGGTCCAGCTGCGCCGCGAGGGCTCCGGAACCTGGCTGATCGACCCCGAGCCGTTCGAGAACCTGGACGAGATCCAGCAGGCCATCGGCGACGAGACCTGGATCCTGCACGCCGCCTCCCAGGACCTTCCGTGCCTGGCCGAACTCGGCATGGCACCGGCCCGGCTCTTCGACACCGAGCTCGCCGCGCGCATCGCCGGCCTGCCGCGCGTGGGCCTGGGCCCGGCCGTGGAATCGCTGCTGGGCCTGCGCCTGGCCAAGGAACACTCGGCCGCCGACTGGTCGACCCGTCCGCTGCCCGAGCCGTGGCTGCGCTATGCGGCCCTGGACGTCGAGGTGCTGGACCGGCTGCGCGAGGAGCTCATCAAGATCCTCGAGGCCGACGGCAAGCTCGAGTTCGCCGAGCAGGAATTCGAGGCCGTGCGCACGGCGCCGGCAGCTCCCCCGCGCACCGACCCGTGGCGCCGCACCTCCGGGCTGCACCAGATCCGCGACCGCAAGACCCTTGCCGCGGTCAAGCACCTGTGGGAGGCCCGCGAGGCGCTGGCCCGCAGCCGCGACGTTGCCCCCGGCCGGCTGATCCCCGACTCCGCCCTTGTCGCGGCCGCCAAGGCCATGCCCACCAGCGTCCCGGCGCTGCTGAAGACCCCGGGGTTCCACGGCCGTTCGGCCGCCAAGGACGCGCCGCGCTGGCTGCGCGCCCTGCAGGACGCCCGTAACACCCAGGACCTGCCGCCGAACCAGGTGCCGTCCAACGCGCCGCCCCCGCCGCGCGTCTGGGCGGACAAGGACCCCGTGGCCGCGGCACGCCTGCAGACCGCGAAGACCCGGATCACGCGCACCGCCGAGAGCTGGAACATCCCGCTGGAAAACCTGCTGACGCCGGACTACCTGCGCCGCCTGTGCTGGAAGCCGCCGGCAGAGATCGACCTGGACACCGTGACCGAGGCCCTGCGCGAACTCGGCGCCCGCCAGTGGCAGATCGACCTGGTGGCCCCGGTGATCACCGTGGCCCTGCTGGACCCGGACAAGTTGGCCTCCCGCTAG